AAGCACCACGTGAAGAGCAAGCTCGTCATCCAGAGCTTCAGTGCGGACAGCGTGAAGACGGTGCACAAGCTGCGGCCCGACGTGAAGACCGGCTTCCTCGGCACCCCCGCGGTCGCCGACCTGCCCGCATACGCGCGCTTCGCGGACCAGATCAACTCGACGCACACGTCCATCTCGGCCGCGTACGTCTCCGCGATCCACTCCCTCAAGGGCCCGCACGGCAAGCCGCTGGAGATCTTCACGTGGACCGTGAACGACGCGCCGAACGCCAAGCGGGCCGCGGGCTTCGGCGTGGACGGGATCATCACCAACACGCCGGACGTGGTGCGCAAGGCGCTGCGCGACGGCTGACGGCGCCGGCTGCCGTCGCCTGAGGGCGTTGTCAGTGGGCGGTCGTACGGTGTCGCTATGAACGCCACTGCGCAGGACCGGCGTACGGCCGCCGTGTGGGCCGTCGTCAACAGCGACATCGGCCCGCTGCTGCTCGCCGCGACCGACGACGGACTGGTCACCGTGGGCTTCCATGCCAGGGAGGCGGTGCGCGAGAAGACCCTGGACCGGCTCGGCTCCCGCTTGGGCGCCGAGCCGGTCCACGCGCCGGACTCGCCCCTGCTCGCCGGGCCGACGGCGCAGCTCCGGGAGTACTTCGCGGGCGAGCGGCACGACTTCGAGCTGCCGCTCGACTGGTCCCTGGTCACCGGCTTCAACCGTCAGGTGCTGCGCGAACTCGCCTCCGGCGTGCCGTACGGCGCGGTGGTGGGCTATGGGGACCTCGCCCGCCGTGTCGGCAGTCCGGGCGCGGCCCAGGCCGTGGGTCTCGCGATGGGTGCCAACCCGCTGCCGGTCGTGGTGCCGTGCCACCGCGTGGTGGAGAGCGACGGCGGAATCGGGGGCTTCGGAGGCGGCCTGGAGACCAAACGACAGCTGCTCGCTCTGGAAGGGGTGCTTCCCCAGCCACTGTTCTGACCGGAGCCTGTCCGATCCGGCGAGAGCCTGGCCGACAGTTCTCTGTTTCGGACGTGCGAACGCCCTGGCACACTGCGTCAGTGACTTCGACCGTCGACGCCCCTGACATACCCGGCCCGGAGGCGCTCGCCGCCCTGCGCCGCCGCACGAACGCGGTACTGATCGCCAGTCAGATCCTGGGTGGCCTCGGAGTGCCGATCGGCATCGCCCTGGCTCCGATGCTGGCCACCGACGTGAGCGGGACGGAGGCACTGTCCGGCCTCGCGCCGACGGCCTCCGTGGCGGGCACGGCCGTCCTCTCCCTGCCGCTCGCCGCGCTGATGAACTCGCGCGGACGGCGCGCCGGACTCGTCCTCGCCTATGTGATCGGCGCGCTGGGCGCGGGACTCGTCGTGCTCGCCTCGGTCACCGAGAGCTTCGCGCTGCTGCTGCTCGGCATGGCGGCCTTCGGCGCGGGCTCACTTGCGACACTGCAGGCGCGGTTCGCCGCGGCCGACCTCGTGGAGCCCGACCGGCGCGGGCGCGCCATCTCGCACGTCATCTGGGCCACGACGATCGGCTCCGTCCTCGGTCCGAACATCTCCGCGCCCGCGAGCCGGGTCTTCACCGACACCTCGATCCCCGAGGAGGCCGGTCCCTTCCTCTTCGCCGCCGGGATCTTCGCGGCCGCCGCCGTGGTGGTGGCGGTGCTCCTGCGGCCCGACCCGCTGCTCACGGCCCGTGCGCTGGCGCCCCAGGAGAGCGGGACCGCGCAGAGCCGCTCGCTGAAAGCCGGCATCGCGGCGGTGGCCGCCTCTCCGATGGCACGTCTCGCCCTCGTGACGGTGGCCGCCTCGCACACCGTGATGGTCTCGATCATGGTGATGACCCCGGTCGACCTCGGGCACCACGGGGCCAGCCTGCAACTGGTCGGTCTGGTCATCAGCGGCCACATCGCGGGCATGTACGCGTTCTCGCCGGTCATGGGGTGGCTCGCCGACCGGTTCGGCAGGCTCTCCGTGATCGGGCTCGCGGTGGGGCTGCTGTGCTGCGCCGCGCTGCTCGCGGGCACGGCGGGGCCCAGCCACGGCCAGACCGCGGCCGGGCTCTTCCTGCTGGGCCTCGGGTGGTCCGCGGGCCTGGTCTCCGGCTCGGCGCTGCTCACCGACTCGGTGCCGCAGCCCGCACGGGCGGCCGTGCAGGGGCTCTCGGACCTGACGATGAACGCGGCGGCGGGCATCGGCGGTGCCGCCGCGGGTCTGATCGTCGCGCGCGCCAGTTACGGCTGGCTGAACCTGATCGGCGTCTGCGTGCTGCTGCCGATGGCCGCGCTCGCCGTGCGCAGGTCGCTCAAGAAGGCGTGAGGCGGGAGGCCGGGGCGTGCGAGGCGGTCACGGGAGCGTGATGTGGTACGCCTTGCGCAGCGTCTCGTGCACCGTCCAGGTGGTGCGGTCGCCCTCGCGCAGCACGGCCGCGTCGCCCGGGCCGATCTCCAGGGTGTCGCCGCCCTCGACCGCGACGGTGGCGCGGCCGCTGACGATCACGAAGAGTTCGTTGGCCTCGGTGTCGGTGACCACGCCCGGTGTGATCTGCCAGATGCCGCGCAGCTGCTTGCCGTCGGCGGACTCCCACAGCACCTTGCCGGTCACGACCGGGTCTCCGGAGACGATCTGCGCCGGGTCGAGCGGCTCGGCCTCCAGCTCAACATCCGGAATGTGCACGGCAAAAGACGAAACAGTCTGATCATTCGTGGTCATGGCCGGTCACCCTAGCCGCGGCCGGGAGGCCCCTCGGCAGCGGGGGTTTGACGCGAGGCAGCGCCCGCCAGGGATGAGGGGGAGACCCGACAGGCAGGAGGCAGACCCGTGCTGGTGGTGTCCGAAGAGGTGCGGACGGCGGTCGCGGAGCAACGCCCCGTGGTGGCCCTGGAGTCCACGATCATCGCGCACGGCCTGCCGCGGCCGCGCAATCTCCAGGTGGCCGAGGAGCTCGAAGCGGTCGTACGGGACGAAGGCGCCGTACCCGCGACGATCGCCGTACTGGACGGCGTCCCGCGCGTCGGCCTGACCAAGGACCAGTTGCAGCGCGTCGCGAACGACGACGGCATCCGCAAGCTGGGCCACCGCGATCTGCCCCTCGCCGTCGCGACGGCCGCGAGCGGGGCCACCACGGTGTCGGCGACGGCGCTGCTCGCCGCGCACGCGCGCGTGCGGGTGTTCGCCACGGGCGGGCTCGGCGGAGTGCACCGGCAGTGGACGCAGGCGCAGGACGAGTCGGCCGACCTCGGGCTGCTCGCCCGCACGAGGATCGCGGTGGTCTGCGCGGGCGTGAAGTCGATCCTGGACGTCGGGGCGACGCTGGAGCGCCTGGAGACGCTGGGCGTCGCCGTGGCGGGGTACGGGACCGACCGCTTCCCGGGCTTCTACCTTGCCGACTCCGGGCACCCGGTGGACTGGACGCTGCACACCCCAGGTGAGGTCGCCGAGGTGATACGGGCCCAGGACGCGCTCGGCGGGCCCGACTCGGCGCTCATCGTGGCCAATCCGGTGCCGCGCGCCGAACAGCTCGATCCCGTGCTCCACGCGCGCGTGCTCGCCGAGGCGCTGGCGGCGTGCGAGGAGCAGGGCATCACGGGGCAGGCGATCACGCCGTTCCTGCTGGGCGAGTTGGTGCGGCGGACCGGGGGCGCGTCCCTGGAGGCGAACCTCGCGGCGGTCCGCGGCAACGTGCGGCTCGCGGGGCGCGTGGCGGCGGCCTGGACGGGGCGTTGAGCGTACGGGCGGCCGGGGTGGGCCTGGGCGGCGCGCTGCTGGTCGTGGGGGACGTCGTCACCGACATCGTGGCCCGGCACCGTACGGCGCTCGCACCGGGCACGGACACGGTGGCGGCGATCCGTACCGTGCCGGGTGGCGCGGGTGCCAACGTGGCCTGTTGGGCCGCGCATCGGGGCTGTCCCGATGTACGGCTCGTCGGCCGGGTCGGTGCGGACTCGGCGGCGTGGCACGAAGCGGCTCTCACGCGCGCGGGGGTACGTTCCCGGCTCGTCGTCGACGCCGGGGCGCCGACGGGGACGGTGATCTGTCTGGTGGACGGAGGCGCCGCGGCGGAGCGGACGTTCCTCACGGACAGCGGCGCCGCGCTGCGGCTCTCCCCCGCCGACTGGTCACCCCGGGACCTCGACGGCGTGGCCCTGCTGCACCTCTCCGGCTACCTGTTCTTCGCGGAGCCGAGCCGGGCGGCGGCCCGAGCGGCGCTGTCGGCGGCCCGCGCGCGTGGGGTGCCGGTGAGCGTGGATCCCGCGTCGGCGGGGTTCCTCGCGGAGACCGGCCCTGAACGGTTCCTGTCGGCGGTGGACGGAGTGGCGGTGCTCCTGCCGAGCCGCGACGAGGCGCGGCTCCTGACCGGCCTCCTCGACCCGGCCGACGCGGCGGCACAGCTGAGCCGCCGCTTCCCGGCCGTGGTGGTCAAGCTGGGCGCGGACGGAGCGCTGGTGGCCCGGAACGGCACGGTCCTGCACCGGCTCCCCGCACCCCGCGCACGGGCCCGCGACTCGACGGGCGCGGGTGACGCCTTCACCGGCGCATTCCTGGCCGCCCGCCTGACCGGCGCGGATCTGCGTGAGGCGACGGCGGAGGGGTGTGACGCGGGGGCCCGAGCGGTGGAACGGACCGGCGGCAGACCTCCGGACCCGGCGACGGCGGCGTAACCCCGTACACCCCGAAGAGCCCCCCACCTGCCCCTACGCCTTCTTCCCCCAAGCCGAGATCAGCGGTGCCGTCGTCACGTCCAGGGTGCCTGTTGCCACCGTCGACACGTGGTCGTCGATGTCCTCCGGCGTGGCCAGGCCCGACGCGGTGAGGTCCGGGCGCAGGTGTTGGAGCGTTGCTGTTTCCAGGGCCGCGGCGGCCGGGGAGGCCAGGGGGAAGTACACGTCGGACGCCACTTGGCGCAGGCCCGCGTCGCGCAGGAGGCGGGGCAGGCGGCGTCCGTACGTGAGGTCCGTGCCGCGCTCCGTGAGGAGGGCGTGCACCCCGTGGCGCAGCCGGTTCGCCGCCTCCTGGGCGGGACCGTGCTCATCGGGGCAGGCCAGCGGCTGGAGCGCGGGATCGGGTTCCTCGATGAGGAGCCTGCCGCCGGGCCGCAGCGCCCTGAGCATCGAGGCCAGCGCCCGCTCCCGGTCGGCCACGTCGGCGAGGACGAGCCGCGCGTGCACGAGGTCGAAGCCGCCCGCGGGCGGCGGGTCGGCCGCGACGTCGTGGATCCGCACCTCCAGGGGCGAGCGCGCGGCACGCGTCTGCCAGGAGATGTCGATGTCGGTCGCAAGGACCCGCCCCGTGGGCCCGACCCGCTTGGCGAGCCAGGAGATCACGGACGTGCCGCCCGCCCCGACCTCCCAGCAGCGCCAGCCCGGCCCGATGCCGAGGCGCTCGACGTGGCCGAAGGTCGTGGCGTCGAAGAGCGCGGCGAACGCGTCGGAGCACGTCCGCGCCCCGGACGACCGGGAGTCGGAGAGCTGACGGTGGTCGGAGAGCTGACGGGGGCCTGCGTACTGCCGGGGGTCGAGGAGATGA
The sequence above is a segment of the Streptomyces sp. Je 1-369 genome. Coding sequences within it:
- a CDS encoding carbohydrate kinase family protein, with the protein product MSVRAAGVGLGGALLVVGDVVTDIVARHRTALAPGTDTVAAIRTVPGGAGANVACWAAHRGCPDVRLVGRVGADSAAWHEAALTRAGVRSRLVVDAGAPTGTVICLVDGGAAAERTFLTDSGAALRLSPADWSPRDLDGVALLHLSGYLFFAEPSRAAARAALSAARARGVPVSVDPASAGFLAETGPERFLSAVDGVAVLLPSRDEARLLTGLLDPADAAAQLSRRFPAVVVKLGADGALVARNGTVLHRLPAPRARARDSTGAGDAFTGAFLAARLTGADLREATAEGCDAGARAVERTGGRPPDPATAA
- a CDS encoding MFS transporter produces the protein MTSTVDAPDIPGPEALAALRRRTNAVLIASQILGGLGVPIGIALAPMLATDVSGTEALSGLAPTASVAGTAVLSLPLAALMNSRGRRAGLVLAYVIGALGAGLVVLASVTESFALLLLGMAAFGAGSLATLQARFAAADLVEPDRRGRAISHVIWATTIGSVLGPNISAPASRVFTDTSIPEEAGPFLFAAGIFAAAAVVVAVLLRPDPLLTARALAPQESGTAQSRSLKAGIAAVAASPMARLALVTVAASHTVMVSIMVMTPVDLGHHGASLQLVGLVISGHIAGMYAFSPVMGWLADRFGRLSVIGLAVGLLCCAALLAGTAGPSHGQTAAGLFLLGLGWSAGLVSGSALLTDSVPQPARAAVQGLSDLTMNAAAGIGGAAAGLIVARASYGWLNLIGVCVLLPMAALAVRRSLKKA
- a CDS encoding methyltransferase domain-containing protein — encoded protein: MTRIDGHLLDPRQYAGPRQLSDHRQLSDSRSSGARTCSDAFAALFDATTFGHVERLGIGPGWRCWEVGAGGTSVISWLAKRVGPTGRVLATDIDISWQTRAARSPLEVRIHDVAADPPPAGGFDLVHARLVLADVADRERALASMLRALRPGGRLLIEEPDPALQPLACPDEHGPAQEAANRLRHGVHALLTERGTDLTYGRRLPRLLRDAGLRQVASDVYFPLASPAAAALETATLQHLRPDLTASGLATPEDIDDHVSTVATGTLDVTTAPLISAWGKKA
- a CDS encoding methylated-DNA--[protein]-cysteine S-methyltransferase, whose amino-acid sequence is MNATAQDRRTAAVWAVVNSDIGPLLLAATDDGLVTVGFHAREAVREKTLDRLGSRLGAEPVHAPDSPLLAGPTAQLREYFAGERHDFELPLDWSLVTGFNRQVLRELASGVPYGAVVGYGDLARRVGSPGAAQAVGLAMGANPLPVVVPCHRVVESDGGIGGFGGGLETKRQLLALEGVLPQPLF
- a CDS encoding cupin domain-containing protein; the protein is MTTNDQTVSSFAVHIPDVELEAEPLDPAQIVSGDPVVTGKVLWESADGKQLRGIWQITPGVVTDTEANELFVIVSGRATVAVEGGDTLEIGPGDAAVLREGDRTTWTVHETLRKAYHITLP
- a CDS encoding pseudouridine-5'-phosphate glycosidase → MLVVSEEVRTAVAEQRPVVALESTIIAHGLPRPRNLQVAEELEAVVRDEGAVPATIAVLDGVPRVGLTKDQLQRVANDDGIRKLGHRDLPLAVATAASGATTVSATALLAAHARVRVFATGGLGGVHRQWTQAQDESADLGLLARTRIAVVCAGVKSILDVGATLERLETLGVAVAGYGTDRFPGFYLADSGHPVDWTLHTPGEVAEVIRAQDALGGPDSALIVANPVPRAEQLDPVLHARVLAEALAACEEQGITGQAITPFLLGELVRRTGGASLEANLAAVRGNVRLAGRVAAAWTGR